From a single Clostridium isatidis genomic region:
- a CDS encoding CapA family protein codes for MKNTFKLIILLAFIIILGVFGLNNKETVIEKEEIENKSEEEIEDIEKIREINITAVGDFLIHKEILETQYYPETDSYDFKNTIQYVKKYLEEADLTIANMEGTLAGAENFGYSGYPSFNAPDELADAMKWAGIDVVNNMNNHSLDRDVRGFFRTREFLESKGFDVIGTRGSSSENRYIIKDVNGIKVGIISYSYTMMAEGGLRGLNGIPISTEVYDLMNTFREDTLDSDLQNMKEQIEKMRAEGAELVIFYMHWGDEYALEPNETQIRIAQFLTDEKVDIIFATHPHSIQPIDILKSSDGSFETPVIYSMGNFLSSQRTERIQNPYTEDGVIVSVKVIKDLNTNEIKVNYPTYLPTWVNWYEKDGRLFYEVVPATVNDAEYLTEEGKTRVVESFNRTKSIIESYNDKIVLEDN; via the coding sequence ATGAAAAATACGTTTAAATTAATTATTTTGTTAGCTTTTATAATAATTTTAGGAGTTTTTGGCTTAAATAATAAAGAAACAGTTATAGAAAAAGAAGAAATTGAAAATAAATCAGAAGAAGAAATAGAGGATATTGAAAAAATAAGAGAAATTAACATAACTGCAGTAGGGGATTTTCTAATACATAAGGAAATATTAGAAACTCAATATTACCCTGAAACTGACAGTTATGATTTTAAAAATACAATTCAATATGTAAAAAAATATCTAGAAGAAGCAGACCTAACGATTGCTAATATGGAGGGAACTCTAGCTGGAGCTGAAAACTTTGGATATTCTGGTTATCCTTCTTTTAATGCACCAGATGAATTGGCTGATGCAATGAAGTGGGCAGGAATAGATGTTGTTAATAATATGAATAACCACTCTTTAGACAGAGATGTAAGGGGATTTTTTAGGACAAGAGAATTCTTAGAGAGTAAGGGTTTTGATGTTATAGGAACTAGGGGAAGCAGTTCAGAAAACAGATATATAATTAAGGATGTAAATGGAATAAAGGTTGGAATTATTTCCTACAGCTATACTATGATGGCAGAAGGAGGATTAAGAGGCTTAAACGGAATTCCAATATCAACTGAAGTTTATGATTTAATGAATACTTTTAGGGAAGATACTTTAGATTCAGACCTTCAAAATATGAAGGAGCAAATAGAAAAAATGAGGGCAGAGGGTGCAGAACTTGTAATATTCTATATGCACTGGGGAGATGAATATGCTTTAGAGCCAAATGAAACACAAATTAGGATAGCTCAATTTTTAACTGATGAAAAGGTTGATATAATATTTGCAACTCATCCACATTCTATTCAACCTATTGATATTCTAAAATCAAGCGATGGAAGCTTTGAAACTCCTGTTATATATTCAATGGGGAATTTTCTATCAAGTCAAAGAACGGAAAGAATACAAAACCCTTATACAGAAGATGGAGTAATAGTTTCAGTTAAGGTAATAAAAGATCTTAATACAAATGAAATCAAGGTTAATTATCCTACATACTTACCAACTTGGGTTAATTGGTATGAAAAGGATGGAAGGTTATTTTATGAGGTAGTGCCAGCTACAGTAAATGATGCAGAATACCTAACTGAAGAAGGAAAAACAAGAGTTGTAGAATCTTTTAATAGAACTAAAAGTATAATAGAAAGTTATAATGATAAAATAGTTTTAGAAGATAATTAA
- a CDS encoding xanthine phosphoribosyltransferase, with translation MEKLKEKILNEGKVREGNILKVDCFLNHQMDIKFLNEVGQEFRERFKDIKVDKILTIEASGIGIAAIVSQYFDYVPVVFAKKTESLNLDKEVYEAEVASFTKKKTYKVRVGKQFIKEGENILIIDDFLAKGCAAKGMIDLVNQAGANLVGIGIVIEKGFQEGREVLEGMGARVESLAIIDKFEDGKIVFR, from the coding sequence ATGGAAAAGCTTAAAGAAAAAATATTAAATGAAGGCAAGGTTAGAGAAGGAAATATATTAAAGGTGGACTGTTTTTTAAATCATCAAATGGATATTAAATTTTTAAATGAAGTTGGACAAGAATTTAGAGAAAGATTTAAGGATATTAAAGTAGACAAGATTCTAACCATTGAGGCTTCAGGGATTGGAATAGCAGCAATAGTTTCACAATATTTTGATTATGTTCCAGTAGTATTTGCTAAAAAGACAGAAAGCTTAAACTTAGATAAGGAAGTTTATGAAGCAGAAGTAGCTTCCTTTACAAAGAAGAAAACTTATAAGGTTAGAGTTGGCAAGCAATTCATAAAAGAAGGCGAAAATATATTAATAATAGATGACTTCTTAGCTAAAGGTTGTGCTGCTAAAGGAATGATAGATTTAGTTAATCAGGCAGGAGCAAACTTAGTTGGAATTGGGATAGTTATAGAAAAGGGCTTCCAAGAAGGAAGAGAAGTGCTGGAAGGAATGGGAGCAAGGGTTGAATCTTTAGCTATAATAGATAAATTTGAAGATGGAAAAATAGTATTTAGATAA
- a CDS encoding DegV family protein, whose translation MQKIALLVDSACDLSLEEMKEYNIKLLPLRISYSTGEYKDILEISADEVYSNLDKEVPKTSLPSAEDIEEILNTLEKEEYTHVIAITISSGLSGTHNSIRLLLEDHPKLTSFVFDTKILAMPEGIVALETAKLIKEGRSFEEIIKEIPIIRSKITGYFTLSTLDYLIKGGRIGKVSGMIGQMLNLKPIITVDENGIYYSVCKARGRKQSISKLTDILKEELEKGKCKVWVLHGGALEEAKKFMESLKNLKNIIDLNISQISPALGVHAGPGLLGLAIQQIN comes from the coding sequence ATGCAAAAAATAGCACTATTAGTTGATAGCGCCTGCGATTTATCTCTTGAAGAAATGAAAGAATATAATATTAAATTACTACCCTTAAGAATTTCCTATTCAACAGGCGAATATAAAGATATATTAGAGATATCAGCAGATGAGGTTTATTCTAATTTAGATAAGGAAGTTCCCAAAACTTCTCTACCTAGCGCTGAAGATATAGAAGAAATTTTAAATACTTTAGAAAAAGAAGAATATACTCATGTTATAGCAATAACTATATCTAGTGGATTATCCGGTACTCATAACTCTATTAGATTATTGTTAGAAGATCATCCAAAGCTGACTTCTTTTGTTTTTGATACAAAAATATTGGCAATGCCAGAAGGAATAGTTGCCTTAGAAACCGCTAAGTTAATAAAAGAAGGAAGAAGCTTCGAGGAAATAATTAAGGAAATTCCTATTATAAGAAGTAAAATTACTGGCTACTTTACTCTTAGTACACTAGATTACCTTATTAAGGGTGGAAGAATTGGAAAAGTATCTGGAATGATTGGGCAAATGTTAAATTTAAAGCCTATTATTACAGTAGATGAAAATGGAATATATTATTCTGTTTGCAAAGCCAGAGGAAGAAAGCAATCTATTTCAAAATTAACAGACATACTAAAGGAAGAATTAGAAAAAGGTAAATGTAAAGTGTGGGTTCTTCACGGGGGAGCTCTTGAAGAAGCTAAAAAATTTATGGAATCACTTAAAAATTTAAAGAATATTATTGATTTAAATATATCTCAAATAAGTCCAGCTTTAGGCGTACATGCTGGTCCTGGCTTGCTTGGTTTGGCTATACAACAAATAAATTAA
- the nrdG gene encoding anaerobic ribonucleoside-triphosphate reductase activating protein — MKKTIRLSGIAYESLVNGPGIRRVFFSQGCKHNCKGCFNPDTHDFNAGEEKDMEELIKDTLSNPIIKGVTFSGGDPFERAVEFSYMAKSFKEKNLNIWCYTGYTFEEILENIDKRKGFKELLNSIDVLVDGRFIEEEKANNIKYRGSKNQRIIDVQKSLKENRIVRIEDKYDEK; from the coding sequence ATGAAAAAAACTATAAGACTTTCAGGAATTGCCTATGAAAGTTTAGTTAATGGTCCTGGAATACGAAGGGTATTCTTTTCTCAAGGCTGTAAGCATAATTGTAAGGGATGTTTTAATCCAGATACTCATGACTTCAATGCTGGAGAAGAAAAAGATATGGAAGAGCTTATTAAGGATACCTTAAGCAATCCAATAATTAAGGGAGTTACTTTCAGTGGCGGAGATCCCTTTGAAAGAGCAGTGGAGTTTTCTTACATGGCAAAAAGTTTTAAGGAAAAAAATTTAAATATATGGTGTTATACAGGATATACCTTTGAGGAAATATTAGAAAATATTGATAAAAGAAAGGGTTTTAAAGAACTTTTAAATAGCATTGATGTTTTAGTAGATGGAAGATTTATTGAAGAAGAAAAGGCGAACAATATAAAATATAGAGGTTCAAAAAATCAAAGGATAATAGATGTCCAAAAAAGTCTAAAGGAAAATAGAATAGTTAGAATAGAAGATAAATATGATGAAAAATAA
- a CDS encoding ferredoxin, with translation MIAKVDQDTCIGCGLCPTICEDVFEMGDEGKAQVKVDVVPEGSEDAAKEAEESCPVNAIEVE, from the coding sequence ATGATAGCTAAAGTAGATCAAGATACATGTATTGGATGCGGATTATGTCCTACAATATGTGAAGATGTTTTTGAAATGGGAGATGAGGGAAAAGCTCAGGTAAAAGTGGATGTAGTTCCTGAAGGATCAGAAGATGCTGCAAAGGAAGCAGAAGAAAGTTGTCCTGTAAATGCAATAGAAGTTGAATAA
- a CDS encoding Mrp/NBP35 family ATP-binding protein: MANNITFIGKGKPNPKHFGKTMPKYGQIKNTIGIISGKGGVGKSTVTGILASTLSKKGYKVGVLDADITGPSMPRFFGVNGKRAGIEPIDQENFKYDPVISEGNVKIMSMNLMMPKEDEPVIWRGPVVTSVLTQLFTDTKWGELDYLLIDMPPGTSDITLTVMQSFPIDELIVVSTPQDMVSMIVKKVVNMAKKMNVPIRGVIENMSYINCPGCDTKIRVFSKKSAEEHSVNLGVPLLGELPINVDLTEALEEGRAEEYVRDNDLYSLIFEALY; the protein is encoded by the coding sequence ATGGCAAATAATATAACATTTATAGGTAAGGGCAAGCCTAATCCAAAGCATTTTGGAAAAACAATGCCTAAGTATGGACAAATAAAGAATACAATAGGAATAATTAGCGGTAAAGGCGGCGTTGGAAAGTCAACAGTAACAGGAATATTAGCTAGTACATTAAGTAAAAAGGGTTATAAAGTTGGTGTATTAGATGCAGATATAACAGGACCATCAATGCCAAGATTTTTTGGAGTAAATGGTAAAAGAGCAGGAATTGAACCAATAGATCAAGAAAACTTTAAATATGATCCTGTTATATCTGAGGGAAATGTAAAGATAATGTCAATGAATCTTATGATGCCTAAGGAAGATGAACCTGTTATTTGGAGAGGACCAGTAGTTACAAGCGTTTTAACACAATTATTTACAGATACTAAGTGGGGAGAATTAGATTATTTATTAATAGATATGCCTCCTGGAACATCAGACATAACCTTAACTGTTATGCAAAGTTTTCCAATAGATGAACTTATAGTTGTTTCTACTCCTCAAGATATGGTTTCAATGATAGTTAAAAAAGTAGTGAATATGGCAAAAAAGATGAATGTTCCGATAAGGGGAGTTATAGAAAATATGTCTTATATAAATTGCCCAGGATGTGATACAAAAATTAGAGTTTTTAGCAAAAAGTCTGCAGAAGAACATTCAGTTAATTTAGGTGTACCTTTACTAGGCGAATTACCTATTAATGTAGATTTAACAGAAGCTCTTGAAGAAGGAAGAGCTGAAGAGTATGTTAGAGATAATGATTTATATTCATTAATCTTTGAAGCATTATATTAA
- the nrdD gene encoding anaerobic ribonucleoside-triphosphate reductase, whose protein sequence is MLYVVKRDGREVTFDALKISRAIKRAADDVKSSLKESELLEVVGKVLSYIEQSEKTKITVEEIQNLIEKALLESGYNDIQRVYSNYRRERTKIREIKSDLMKAIKKIGIETDRDNANVGNNFSSKLLRIASESNKWHNLAAMPKHLAKAHENGDLYYHDLDSYNLTINCLHIPTGEVLQRGFNTGYGTINSPKRIETAAELSCILLQSSQNDMFGGQSHPNFDNDLGEFIEPTREEIRKELIELGINEEKIEGLVEKKLRKRVHQAMQGIVYNLNTMHSRAGSQVPFSSVNLGIPASDDAALVCEIFLLEYEKGLGKGEQPIFPNIIFRVKEGVNREPSDKYYYLFKLAARVAAKRMNPTFMNIDADFNKEYYDKGYLPATMGCRSYVMSNINGEPGCEGRGNIAPVTINLPRIGIQAKGNLKEFYRILDKRLELAKESLLHRYDVLKNLKVKDLPFVAGQGLLRGSEGLSKEDSIEPILKQGTWGIGFIGLAETLVALTGYHHGENTASRELGFEIVSHIRSFVDKAKSETKLNWSCYATPAEGLSGKFIVKDKKIFGIIKGVTDKDYYTNSYHIPVNFPISIKEKIDIESPYHKLCNAGHISYIEVDDYPSADVIMDIIDYAYKNTNISYIGINFHIRYCKDCGTYLDSSSRKCKSCGSENIQGVSRVTGYLALDERFGPGKYEERADRLTHSEVKRNNYKLV, encoded by the coding sequence ATGCTATATGTAGTGAAGAGGGATGGCAGAGAGGTTACCTTTGATGCATTAAAGATATCAAGGGCAATTAAGAGAGCAGCTGATGATGTTAAATCTAGCTTAAAAGAAAGTGAATTATTAGAAGTAGTAGGTAAGGTTCTTTCTTATATAGAACAATCTGAAAAAACTAAGATAACAGTAGAGGAAATTCAGAATTTAATAGAAAAGGCATTATTAGAAAGTGGTTATAATGATATACAAAGGGTTTATTCAAACTATAGAAGAGAAAGAACAAAAATAAGAGAAATAAAATCTGATTTAATGAAGGCTATTAAAAAGATAGGGATAGAAACAGATAGAGATAATGCAAATGTTGGGAATAATTTTAGTTCAAAGCTTTTAAGAATAGCATCTGAATCTAATAAGTGGCATAATTTAGCTGCTATGCCTAAGCATCTAGCGAAAGCTCATGAAAATGGAGATTTATACTACCATGATTTAGACAGTTATAACCTTACAATAAACTGTTTGCACATACCAACAGGAGAGGTATTACAAAGAGGCTTTAATACTGGATATGGAACTATTAATTCTCCTAAGAGAATAGAAACAGCAGCAGAATTATCTTGTATTTTGCTTCAATCATCTCAAAATGATATGTTTGGAGGTCAATCTCATCCTAATTTTGATAATGATTTAGGTGAATTTATAGAACCAACTAGGGAAGAAATAAGAAAAGAATTAATAGAACTTGGGATAAATGAAGAAAAGATTGAAGGATTAGTTGAAAAGAAATTAAGAAAAAGAGTTCATCAAGCAATGCAGGGAATTGTATATAATTTAAATACAATGCATTCAAGAGCAGGGTCACAAGTGCCATTTAGTTCAGTAAATTTAGGAATACCAGCCTCTGATGATGCTGCCTTAGTATGCGAAATATTCCTCCTTGAATATGAAAAAGGACTTGGAAAGGGAGAACAGCCAATATTCCCCAATATAATCTTTAGAGTAAAAGAAGGAGTTAATAGGGAACCGTCAGATAAATATTATTATTTATTTAAATTAGCTGCTAGAGTTGCTGCAAAGAGAATGAACCCTACATTTATGAATATAGATGCAGATTTTAATAAGGAATATTATGATAAGGGATATTTACCTGCAACAATGGGGTGTAGAAGTTATGTTATGAGTAATATAAATGGTGAGCCGGGTTGTGAAGGTAGGGGAAATATAGCCCCAGTAACAATTAATCTGCCTAGAATAGGAATTCAGGCAAAAGGAAATCTTAAAGAATTCTATAGAATATTAGATAAAAGATTAGAATTAGCTAAGGAATCTCTTCTTCATAGATATGATGTGCTAAAGAATCTAAAAGTTAAGGATCTTCCTTTTGTAGCAGGTCAAGGGTTGTTAAGGGGTTCAGAGGGATTATCTAAAGAAGATTCAATAGAACCTATATTAAAACAAGGAACATGGGGAATAGGTTTTATAGGACTTGCAGAAACTCTTGTAGCGTTAACAGGTTACCATCATGGAGAAAATACCGCTTCTAGAGAACTTGGATTTGAAATTGTGTCTCACATACGAAGTTTTGTAGATAAGGCTAAAAGTGAAACTAAACTTAATTGGAGTTGTTATGCAACACCAGCAGAAGGTCTTTCAGGCAAATTTATTGTAAAGGATAAAAAGATATTTGGTATTATAAAGGGAGTAACAGATAAGGATTATTATACTAATAGCTATCATATCCCAGTTAATTTTCCGATATCAATAAAGGAAAAAATAGATATAGAAAGTCCTTATCATAAATTATGTAATGCAGGACATATAAGTTATATAGAAGTTGATGATTATCCATCAGCAGATGTTATTATGGATATTATAGATTATGCTTATAAAAATACTAATATAAGCTATATAGGTATTAATTTTCATATAAGGTACTGCAAGGATTGTGGAACATATTTAGATAGCAGTTCTAGAAAGTGTAAAAGTTGTGGAAGTGAAAATATTCAAGGGGTATCAAGAGTAACTGGATATCTAGCTTTAGATGAAAGATTTGGACCAGGAAAATACGAGGAAAGAGCTGATAGACTTACTCATAGTGAAGTTAAGAGAAATAATTATAAACTAGTGTAA
- the nifV gene encoding homocitrate synthase: MSIRNLKDGKEIYIVDTTLRDGEQTAGVVFANEEKIAIASMLSDLGVDQLEVGIPTMGGDEKEAIKQIVKRVKNSSIMAWNRAVIKDVEESIDCGVDAVAISISVSDIHIKNKLKKSREWVLENMVKTVEFAKKNGLYVSVNGEDASRADRDFLVEFIKTAREAGADRFRYCDTVGIMEPFKIYEDIKYLYDKTNFDIEMHTHNDFGMATANAIAGIRAGANHVGVTVNGLGERAGNAALEEVIMALMIVCKYEGNIKTKMFREISEYVSQASGRFLPSWKAIVGDNMFKHESGIHADGAIKNPKNYEAFDPSIVGLERQIVIGKHSGKAAIINKFKEYDIELTSEDADKILEMVRATSVRLKRSLFDKELALIYKGYKLQKENEIN; this comes from the coding sequence ATGTCTATAAGAAATTTAAAAGACGGAAAAGAAATATACATTGTAGATACAACGCTTAGAGACGGAGAACAAACAGCAGGCGTTGTTTTTGCAAATGAAGAGAAAATTGCAATAGCATCAATGTTAAGTGACCTTGGAGTTGATCAGCTTGAAGTAGGTATTCCAACAATGGGTGGAGATGAAAAGGAAGCTATAAAGCAAATTGTAAAAAGAGTCAAAAATTCAAGCATTATGGCATGGAATAGAGCTGTTATAAAAGATGTAGAAGAATCAATAGATTGCGGAGTAGATGCAGTTGCAATATCAATATCAGTTTCTGATATTCATATAAAAAACAAGTTAAAAAAATCTAGAGAATGGGTATTAGAGAACATGGTTAAAACTGTAGAGTTTGCCAAGAAGAATGGATTATATGTTTCTGTAAATGGAGAAGATGCTTCAAGAGCCGATAGAGATTTCCTAGTAGAATTTATAAAAACTGCAAGAGAAGCAGGTGCAGATAGATTTAGATATTGTGATACTGTAGGAATAATGGAGCCTTTTAAAATATATGAAGATATAAAATATTTATATGATAAAACAAATTTTGATATAGAAATGCATACTCATAATGACTTTGGAATGGCAACAGCTAATGCTATAGCGGGAATAAGAGCAGGAGCTAATCATGTTGGGGTTACAGTGAATGGCCTTGGAGAAAGAGCTGGAAATGCAGCTTTAGAAGAGGTTATAATGGCTCTTATGATTGTATGCAAATATGAAGGAAATATTAAAACTAAGATGTTTAGAGAAATTTCAGAATATGTATCTCAAGCTTCAGGAAGATTTCTTCCATCTTGGAAGGCTATAGTTGGAGATAATATGTTTAAGCATGAATCAGGAATACATGCTGATGGGGCAATAAAAAATCCAAAGAATTATGAGGCCTTTGATCCTTCAATTGTAGGTTTAGAAAGGCAAATTGTTATTGGTAAGCATTCAGGAAAGGCTGCCATAATAAATAAATTTAAAGAATATGATATAGAACTTACTAGTGAGGATGCTGATAAAATCTTAGAAATGGTAAGGGCAACATCTGTAAGATTAAAGAGAAGCTTATTTGATAAAGAATTAGCCTTAATTTATAAGGGATACAAGTTACAAAAAGAAAATGAAATAAACTAA
- a CDS encoding aconitate hydratase: MGDNLVYKILKSHLVEGTIETGKEIGIKIDRTLTQDSTGTMAYLQLEAMEIDRVKTKKSVAFVDHNMLQQGFENADDHKFIQTVASKYGVYFSKPGNGICHQVFLERFSVPGETLIGSDSHTPTAGGVGMLAIGAGGLDVALAMAGRAYYITTPKVCKINLVGKLKPMVTAKDIILEVLRRLTVKGGVSRVFEYGGEGVKYLSVPQRATITNMGAELGATTSIFPSDERTLEYFKAQGREEDYVEFKPDEDAVYDEEITINLDELKPLAAKPHSPDNVEEVEKIGKIKIHQVAIGSCTNSSYEDLMKVAKILKGRKVHKDVSLVIAPGSRQVMEMIARNGALADIISAGGRILENSCGPCIGMGQAPGTNEISLRTFNRNFYGRSGTLTAQVYLVSPETAAVSAIYGVLTDPRELDVDLTVEMPERFLIDDSMIIPPAANGAEVEVVRGPNIKPFPVNKPLGEAIEGKILIKVGDNITTDHIMPSNSKLLPFRSNIPYLAEYCFNTVDEEFPKRAKENNGGIIVGGNNYGQGSSREHAALAPLYLGVKAVIAKSFARIHKANLINNGIIPMEFANEADYEAIDLLDELVIEDIHANLEKGKAEVKNLTKNYSFEVNINLTEKDIKVIKAGGKLNLVHSK, encoded by the coding sequence ATGGGAGATAATTTAGTATATAAAATATTGAAAAGTCACTTAGTAGAGGGAACAATTGAAACAGGAAAAGAAATTGGAATTAAAATAGATAGAACTTTAACTCAAGATTCAACAGGTACAATGGCATATCTACAATTAGAAGCTATGGAGATTGATAGAGTAAAGACTAAAAAGTCTGTTGCTTTCGTAGATCACAATATGCTTCAACAAGGTTTTGAAAATGCTGATGACCATAAGTTTATTCAAACAGTTGCTTCAAAGTATGGAGTATATTTTTCGAAACCAGGAAATGGTATATGCCATCAAGTATTTTTAGAGAGATTTTCAGTACCAGGAGAAACTTTAATAGGTTCAGACAGTCATACTCCAACAGCAGGGGGAGTTGGAATGCTTGCAATTGGGGCAGGAGGTTTAGACGTAGCTTTAGCTATGGCTGGAAGAGCATATTATATAACTACTCCAAAGGTATGTAAAATAAATTTAGTTGGCAAATTAAAACCAATGGTAACAGCTAAAGATATTATTCTTGAAGTTTTAAGAAGATTAACAGTTAAAGGTGGAGTTTCAAGAGTATTTGAATATGGTGGTGAAGGAGTAAAATATCTTTCGGTTCCTCAAAGGGCAACAATAACTAATATGGGAGCAGAACTTGGAGCAACAACTTCAATATTTCCAAGTGATGAAAGAACTTTAGAATATTTTAAAGCTCAAGGAAGAGAAGAGGATTATGTAGAGTTTAAGCCAGATGAAGATGCAGTTTATGATGAGGAAATAACAATAAATCTAGATGAACTTAAGCCTTTAGCTGCAAAACCTCATAGTCCAGACAATGTCGAAGAAGTTGAAAAGATTGGCAAGATTAAAATACATCAAGTAGCAATAGGAAGCTGTACAAACTCTTCCTATGAAGACCTAATGAAGGTTGCAAAAATATTAAAGGGTAGAAAGGTTCATAAAGATGTTAGCTTAGTTATAGCTCCAGGCTCAAGACAAGTTATGGAAATGATAGCTAGAAATGGAGCTCTGGCTGATATAATAAGTGCAGGAGGAAGAATATTAGAAAACTCTTGTGGTCCATGTATTGGTATGGGACAAGCACCTGGGACTAATGAAATATCTTTAAGAACCTTTAATAGAAACTTTTATGGTAGAAGTGGAACCTTAACAGCTCAAGTTTATTTAGTAAGTCCAGAAACAGCTGCAGTTTCAGCTATTTATGGGGTTCTTACTGATCCGAGGGAATTAGATGTAGATTTAACAGTAGAAATGCCAGAGAGATTTTTAATAGATGATTCTATGATAATTCCTCCAGCAGCAAATGGAGCAGAAGTTGAAGTTGTTAGAGGACCTAATATTAAGCCCTTCCCAGTAAATAAGCCTCTAGGAGAGGCTATAGAAGGAAAAATATTAATTAAGGTTGGCGATAACATTACAACTGACCATATAATGCCTTCAAATTCAAAATTATTGCCATTTAGATCAAATATTCCTTATTTAGCAGAGTATTGCTTTAATACTGTAGATGAAGAATTCCCTAAGAGGGCAAAAGAAAATAATGGTGGAATAATAGTTGGTGGAAATAACTATGGTCAAGGTTCAAGTAGAGAACATGCGGCTTTAGCACCATTATATTTAGGGGTAAAAGCAGTAATAGCAAAATCTTTTGCTAGAATTCATAAAGCAAATTTAATTAATAATGGTATTATTCCGATGGAATTTGCAAATGAAGCTGATTATGAAGCTATTGATCTTTTAGATGAATTAGTTATAGAAGATATACATGCAAATTTAGAAAAGGGAAAAGCAGAAGTAAAGAACCTAACTAAGAATTATAGTTTTGAAGTTAATATTAATTTAACTGAAAAAGATATTAAGGTAATTAAAGCTGGAGGTAAGCTTAATTTAGTTCATAGTAAGTAA